Proteins encoded together in one Mercenaria mercenaria strain notata chromosome 18, MADL_Memer_1, whole genome shotgun sequence window:
- the LOC123539219 gene encoding macrophage mannose receptor 1-like: protein MEFKDCSKLVLCLLVCGMVPSVLGAPMADNEESSQDLNGGALQEMGTDYDKPLLQLIGKAIEQLESKINDKICDLHPCSEWEEWTGCYARVKRFGAKFRTRECGVNYTVCGSDTKAKTEESKICYGYCPDDYNITNSGYCVKLYRGMQTTRERAERQCESDGGHLVNIDCMRKYEDVKEVIDKEWFTSQFWVDGLRSNESSAWEYGYGSAEGFFNWYPGEPSNGEGESCLVVKGYQMQWQDVHCLDVYNYMCEIIEH, encoded by the coding sequence ATGGAATTTAAAGACTGTAGTAAACTTGTACTATGTTTATTGGTTTGCGGAATGGTCCCTAGCGTTCTTGGGGCGCCAATGGCGGACAATGAAGAGTCAAGCCAGGACCTGAACGGAGGCGCTTTACAGGAAATGGGGACAGACTACGACAAACCATTACTGCAGCTGATTGGTAAAGCAATTGAACAGCTAGAAagcaaaataaatgataaaatatgtgatcTTCATCCATGTTCCGAGTGGGAAGAATGGACAGGATGCTATGCGCGTGTCAAACGCTTCGGGGCTAAATTCCGTACCCGTGAATGCGGTGTGAATTACACGGTTTGCGGCTCCGATACAAAAGCAAAGACTGAAGAATCTAAAATATGCTATGGTTATTGTCCAGATGACTATAACATTACGAATAGCGGATATTGTGTGAAATTGTACCGTGGCATGCAGACAACTCGGGAGAGAGCGGAACGACAGTGTGAAAGTGACGGCGGCCATCTTGTAAACATCGATTGCATGAGGAAATACGAAGATGTCAAAGAAGTAATCGACAAAGAATGGTTCACGTCTCAGTTTTGGGTAGACGGACTCCGTAGTAATGAAAGTTCAGCCTGGGAGTATGGCTATGGTTCCGCAGAAGGTTTTTTCAACTGGTACCCAGGGGAGCCTAGCAACGGAGAAGGCGAATCGTGTCTGGTTGTCAAAGGTTACCAGATGCAGTGGCAGGACGTGCACTGTTTGGATGTATATAACTACATGTGTGAAATCATTGAACATTAA
- the LOC123538877 gene encoding neuronal acetylcholine receptor subunit alpha-2-like, whose product MKARRNTLIYLLLNVIIEMLITYELADTAYSAVKETEIRSETVLDASYDPVSRPKLQTHVKAGLNVLAIDELDLKGQKLTMAGWLTFEWEDDRIVWDKSAKDDIEYIFTQPKYIWKPELVVDNALADLGGIESNDLLMRVKYTGEVEWEPPILISTHCQVDITYYPYDQQKCAIEIVSWTYTIEEVKLDHLHEKVNLEDFEMHGEWEITHTEIEDKNLTEHLPDGTVRVYPQLDFWIYLRRRTQFYNLNVMMPIILTSLMVALVFIVPVDSGEKLSYVLTVFLALAVLLTIVANSLPPTSITISVLGLYLGIVLILAAVGILITVLILIMNHKEGQPEENSFIVTITRCTAKMMCWNSSALNSMPNDKVSPMKAGGVVSTEKHNDVKYDVTGDTLKRDQSWADNNIELTWKVMAQILDRFCFYVFLIITVVMNFSFVVALATGGRTNGH is encoded by the exons ATGAAGGCCAGAAGAAATACGTTAATCTATcttttattaaatgttataatCGAGATGTTAATTACTTATGAAT TGGCAGATACGGCCTACAGTGCGGTAAAAGAAACGGAAATCAGGAGCGAGACTGTTCTTGATGCTTCGTATGATCCTGTTTCTCGGCCTAAATTACAAACGCACGTAAAAGCAGGTCTAAATGTTCTCGCCATAGACGAACTG gatTTAAAGGGACAGAAACTCACAATGGCTGGTTGGTTGACATTC GAATGGGAAGACGACAGAATTGTTTGGGACAAGTCAGCCAAGGACGACATAGAGTACATATTTACACAGCCAAAATATATATGGAAACCGGAACTTGTAGTTGACAATGC CCTTGCTGACCTAGGAGGTATAGAGAGTAACGATCTGTTAATGAGAGTAAAATATACTGGAGAGGTCGAGTGGGAGCCCCCGATTCTAATTTCTACCCACTGTCAG gTGGATATAACATACTACCCTTATGACCAACAAAAGTGTGCCATTGAAATCGTCAGTTGGACATATACTATAGAAGAAGTTAAACTTGACCACTTACATGAGAAAGTTAATCTTGAAGATTTTGA AATGCACGGTGAATGGGAAATAACACATACAGAAATTGAGGACAAAAATCTAACAGAACATCTGCCGGACGGAACAGTAAGGGTGTATCCACAGCTTGATTTCTGGATTTATCTAA GGCGGAGAACACAGTTTTACAACTTGAATGTTATGATGCCAATTATTCTGACATCGCTGATGGTTGCCTTGGTTTTCATCGTTCCTGTTGATTCGGGAGAGAAACTCTCCTACGTTCTTACGGTCTTTTTGGCGCTTGCAGTTCTTCTGACCATCGTCGCAAATTCGCTGCCACCAACTTCAATAACAATTTCAGTCTTAG GTCTGTATCTTGGCATTGTGCTGATTTTGGCAGCAGTTGGCATCTTGATAACAGTTCTTATTCTAATCATGAACCACAAAGAAGGTCAACCAGAAGAAAACTCGTTCATTGTTACAATAACTAGATGCACAGCCAAAATGATGTGCTGGAATTCGTCGGCTTTAAATTCAATGCCAAATGACAAAGTTTCACCAATGAAAGCTGGTGGCGTCGTATCTACTGAGAAGCATAATGACGTCAAATATGACGTCACAGGTGACACTCTGAAGAGAGATCAGTCTTGGGCTGACAATAACATTGAACTCACATGGAAAGTTATGGCACAAATATTAGATAGATTTTGTTTCTACGTCTTTCTAATCATTACTGTAGTAATGAATTTTTCGTTCGTAGTTGCTCTCGCTACAggcggacggacaaacggacactGA